Sequence from the Lysobacter solisilvae genome:
ATCTCGCTCTGGCGGCGGTGCCGCAGCAGGTGCCAGCCCGCCCAGCTCGCCGTCCACAGGCCCAGGATGATCGCGACCTGGGCGCTGTACATGGCCATCGCATGCAGCCCGTAAGGATCACCCGGCATCGGGATGATCCCGGCGAGCCCGCACAGCACCAGCCCCAGGCGAGCGCCGCCCTGCACCAGGAAGGACCCCAGGGCGATCGCCCCTGCCAGCCGCAGCAAAAGGGGGGCGGCGGCCAGGGCGAACCAGCCGCGACGCAGGGCACGGGTGCGCAAGGCGCAGGTGACGATCCAGAAGCAGGCGGCCAGTCCCGCGGCCAGGCACCACACCGTCGCCGGCAGCGGGCCCATCACCGAGAAGCTCAGCAGGATGAGCCCGCCATAGGCCAGGCTGGGCAGCAGGTTGAGCAGGGCGAAGCGCAGGTCGGTGCGGGTCATCGGCAAGGACATCCGGGGGCGAAGCGGAACGTGACACGACGACGGCCGGTATGGACCGGCCGTCATCGAGGCATCTCAGTGGGTTTGCGTCCCCAGGAACTCATGCACCTGGGCCTGCAGCCACTGCGGATCGTCCCACATCAGGAAATGGTAACCGGCCTGGCTCATCTCGATGCGCACACCCGGCAGCGCGGCGTACTGGGTGCGGAAGATCGCGGCGGTGGATTCCAGCGTCGAACCGAACGGCGCGTAGGCGGCCCAGGAGCCCAGCACCAGCGTGGGCGTGCGCAGCTGCGCCAGCTCGGCGCGCAGGTCGGTCACCATCATGGCGTGCATGGCCTCGGCGGTCGTCGAGCGGTCGCTCGCCCTGCCCCAGTCCGTGATCTTCTGCGTGTGGGCCGCGTCGTGCACCATGCCGCGGGCGGTGGCTGCGATGCCCTGCTCGTAGGCCGCGGCATCCTGGGCCAGCATCTGCGCCCGCATGGCGTCGGCCATCGGCCGCGCGGTGGCTGCCGTGGTCGCCGGATCGCGCAGCGCCGGGAAGAAGGGCAAGGAGTCGACGATGACGAGGCGTTCGAACGCCGCCGGCTGCTTGAGCGCCATCTGCAGTGCGAGCACGCCGCCCAGGCTGTGGCCTACGACCACGGGCCGCTCCAGGCCCCGGTCGGCCACGTAGGCCAGCAGGCGATCGCGCATGTCGGCCAGGAAGTCGCCCTGCCGGTCGGGTGCGGCGGCGCGGCCGGCAAAGCCCGGCAGGTGCACGAGGTGGCATTGCACGCGCTGCGCCTGCAGGGCGGCGCAGGTGTCGCGCCAGGTATCGGCGCCACTGTTGAGACCGGGGATCATCAGCACGGGCCGGCCCTGGCCGATGACTTCGACCTGCACGTCCCGGAACTGGCTGACGCTGGCGGCGGCCTCCCCGCCCCAGCCGGCGGCCGCAACCAGGCCGACGATGAACGTCGCGATGGACCACCGGTAGGCGGCGGCGATGAGGCGTTGGGCGATGGGACGCGGGCTGGTCATTGCGGGCTCCGTGCAGCAGTGGGTGTGGACGTAGATTCCGGGCCTCTCGCCGCGCGCGGGGACGAAAAATGAGGAACGGCGGCTGTCCGCCCGGGAGCGGCGTCGGGGCAGGACGAGCGGCTCTGGCCGATCTGCCTTCAATCCATCGCGATGAAGCGATATGATCCGGGCACGCCCAACGCGGACCGATGCATGTCCCTGCCTCCGATCAGTTTCGAGTTCTATCCGCCCAAGACCGACGAACAGCGCACCCAGCTCGACAAGACCGCGGCCCGGTTGTCCCGGCTGTCGCCGCAATACGTGTCGTGCACCTTCGGCGCCGGCGGCTCGACGCTGTCGTATACGCCCGAAACGGTCGAACGGCTCTATCGGACGCACGGCCTGGATGCCGCCCCGCACATCTCCTGCGTCGGCGGGACCCGCGCAGAACTGAGCGAACTGATCGCCAAGTACAAGGAGATGGGTTGCCGGCGCGTCGTCGCGCTGCGCGGCGACCTGCCCTCGGGCATGGGCCATCCGGGCGAGTTCCGCTACGCCTGCGACCTGGTGGAGTTCATCCGCCGCGAGCACGACGGCTTCTTCCACATCGAAGTGGCCGCGTATCCCGAATGCCATCCCCAGGCCGACGATGCGCTGGCCGACCTCCGGCATTTCAAGCGCAAGGTCGATGCCGGCGCCAACGGCGCGATCACGCAGTACTTCTACAACGCCGACGCGTACTTCCGCTTCGTCGAGGACGCACGCCGGCTGGGCATCGACGTGCCGATCGTGCCCGGCGTGATGCCGATCTCCAACTTCACCCAGCTGCGACGTTTCTCGGAAACCTGCGGCGCCGAGATCCCGCGCTGGATCGGCAAGCGCATGCAGGCATTCGGTGACGATGCCGAGGCCGTGCGCGACTTCGCAAGCGACCTTGTCGCGGCGTTGTGCCAACGCCTCGTGGACGGCGGCGCACCCGGTTTGCATTTCTACACACTTAATCTTTCCAAACCGACGCTGAGCGTATTGAGCCGATTGCAGTGATTGGCGCAGTCATGTTCGGAGCCGATTAAGTTTCGAGTGTATTTCACACATCGCGTTGACTGCGCGGTGCGGACCATGCGTGCGTGTCCACCACCACGCTGCATTCGCCATGAAACCCCTCGCAATCGTCGCTGCCGCCGCCGGACTGCTCGTCACCAGTTTCTCCACGGTCGCCACTTCCGAAGGGATCCAGCGCTGCCAGACCACCGACGGAACCTCGATCTACAGCGACAAGGCCTGTGGCAATTTCGGTGCCCGGCCTTCGCCGATGTCGGGCGAACTGCTAACGCGGCTGGCGCGGGCCGATGCATCGTCGACGTCGACCAGCACGCTCGCCATGCGCGATGCTTCCGAACTGATCCCCGAACCCGTGCCAGCACGCCGCTCGCTGTCGGGCGGCTGCGCGCGCAGTCCGCGCCAACTGTCGGCCGACCTCGTGGGCGCGTTCGCCCTGGGTGACGTCAATCGCATCGCCGAGAGCTATTACTGGACCGGCATGCAGCACCGCCAGGCGATGGGCGTCATGGAGAGACTCGAGCACCTGTCGTCCAAGCCCCTGTCCGAGGCGAAGTTCCTCGCGGCGTGGGTCGGCTCGGGCGATACCGCCGCCGATGAGATCCCCGCCGATTCCGGGCTGATGCAGCTGGTGTTCGCCGGTGACGGCATGCGCGTGGTCGATGTGCAGGTGCGTCGCTACTCGGGGTGCTACTTCATCCGCATGTGAGTCCCCGGCGCGACGAGCGCCGCCACTGGTTGCGCACGGCCTCGTCTCCAATGCGCGCAAGCTGCCATCGGGCAGGCCGGTTCCGCCGGGCACCACCTCCGATGAATCCCCCCAGCGGCCCGCGGACCTGCGCGGCCGTTCTGCGCACTGCGTGCTTTGCCCGGCCAGCCCTCCGGCGTAGGCTGCGGTCATGACCCTGCGTGCCACTGCCCCGCTTGTGCTGCTGTCGCTGTCCCTGGGCCTGCTGACCACCTCGGCGGCGAAGGCGGAAGTGCGTCGCTGCGAGACCCCGTCGGGCCAGACCGTCTTCACCGACCGCAAGTGCACCGACATCGGCGCGACGCAGCGCGTTCCCAACGTTGCCGGCAACACGCCAGCGCGCATGTACCGCGGCGGCTGCGCCCGCAACCTGCAGGACCTGGTGTTCGAGATCACCACCGCGATCGACGCGAAAGACGCCAACCGCCTGGCCGGCGTGTATCACTGGGCCGGCATGTCGGGCACCGCCGGCTACCAGGTGTGGTCCCGGCTCGACACCATCGCGCGCCGACCACTGGTGGACATCGTGCCGGTCATGCCGTCCGCGCCGCCGGTATCCATCCCGCTGCCGCCCCCGCCCGCCGAATCCGCCGCCGCCCCAGCGGATCCGCTGTCCTATTCGTCTCCGGACGCACCGGCTCCCGCCGCGCCCGTGACCACGAATTCCGCGCCCGACCCGCAGCTCTACCCGCAGACCACCATCCGCCGCGCTCCCGTCGCGCTGCGCCTGGAGCAGACGCTGGGCGCCACTGCGACGCCGGCCCGCACGGTGTTCGGCCTGGTCCGCCACTTCGGCTGCTGGTGGGTGCGCCTGTAGGTCTGTTCCGACGATCCATGCCGGCGCGGCCATCCGCGGCGGATCGATCACATCGGCAGTTCACCGCTGCAGGCTCCGGCAGGCCGCCACTTCTGCATCCCCGCGAACCAGGTCGGCCCTGACACGCGGGCGGCGCTTCGTCGACCTGACTGGTTCATCCCCGTTGCGTACCGGCGCGGATTGATGCGATGCCGCGTGCACTTGGCCGCGTCCGCCGCGACTCTCCTCGATCGTGCGCCGCAAGGCGTCGCTGCGCCGGCCCGGCGTAGTCCACCTGAGGAACTTCGAGCCCATGACCCGATCGCTTCCCCTCGTCGCCGGCATCGCCGGTCTCCTGCTGGCCACCAGCGCTGCCGCCGCCGGCAAACCGCTGTTCGTCGGTGTCAACGCCAAGGCCGACGCACGCAACGACCGCGCCCTGCAGACCCTGCTCGCCAACCCCAGCACGCGCGAGGTCAAGCTCCTGCGCGCCGACGCCAGCGCCACGCAGTCCGCGCAGGTCGAACTGATGCTCGGTGGCCGCAAGCTCACCGTCGACCGTTCGCGCAGCGAGCGCACCCCGACGGGCAGCGACGTGTGGTACGGCCGTGTCCAGCACGCCAAGTCGACCCGCTACGCGCCGCGCGAGACGGCCGCCGACCCGCTCAACGACGTCGTCCTGGTCCGCCGCGGCAACGCGATCACCGGCACCGCGCGCGTGGACGGCAAGCTGTACCGCATCCGCCCGATGCCCAGCGGCGCGACCGCCGTGGTCGAGGTCGATGAGAACCGCATGCCCAAGGACCATCCGGTCGACGCCTACCGCCAGATATTCGACGCGGCGATGCGCAAGGCGGTCAGCGCCAAGGGGAAGCCCTGCCGCACCAACTGCGGTGGCGGCGGCACGCCGGTCGATCCGGGCCCGACGCAGACCATCCGCGTGATGGTGGTCGCGACCAACGACGCCATCGCCGCGTACGGCGGCGACATGCAGGCGCTGGTCGAACTGGCGGTGGCCGAGTCCAACCAGGGCTACGTCAATTCGAACATCGGCATCAACATGGTGCTGGCCAACTACTCCACCACCACCTATGCCACCGCGGGCATGAGCACCGACCTGAGCCGCTTCCGCGGCACCAGTGACGGTTACATGGACACCGTCCACGCCACGCGCGATGCCAATGCCGCGGACGTGGGCATGCTGGTGGCCAACGACGCCTCGGCCTGCGGCCTGGCCTCGGGTATCGGCTCCACCGCCGCCACCGCGTTTGCGACGGCGTACTGGGACTGCATCACGGGCTACTACAGCTTCGCCCACGAGATCGGTCACCTGCAGTCGGCGCGCCACGACCCGGCCAACGATCCGACCACCTCGCCGTACGCCTACGGCCACGGCTACCAGGCACCGGGCAACGCCTGGCGCACGGTCATGGCCTACAACTGCACCGGCGCCGGCTGCCCGCGCATCAACTACTGGTCCAACCCGTCGGTAACCTACGGCGGCGTGCCGATGGGCACCTACGACAAGAGCCACAACCAGCGCGTGCTGGTCCAGACCAAGGCAACGATCGCCGGCTTCCGCTGATCCCATCTGTCGATGACACCAGGGCCGCGCGGGCAACCGCGCGGCCCTGTTGTTTCCGGGCACCGGAAGGCGCCGCCGTCGCGGCAAGGGCCGACCAAGGGCTGCACGCGGCCGGGACAGGCGGACATGGCCGGACGGAATACCCCGCCGGCCGGCCCCGCTCCGGGTGGGGCGCTAAACTAGTGGTCTTTTCGTCCCCCACCCGAGCATTGACGATGGCCATGCAATACCCCGAATGGATCTGGCACAACGGCGCGATCAAGCGCTGGGCCGAAGCGACCACCCACGTCATGGCGCACGTCGTGCACTACGGCTCCTCCGTTTTCGAGGGTATCCGCAGCTACCAGACTCCGGACGGCCCGGTGATCTTCCGCCTCACCGACCACAACAAGCGCCTGTTCGCCTCGGCCAAGATCTACGACATGGCCATCCCGTACTCGGTGGACGACATCAACGCCGCCTGCCGCGAAGTGATCCGCGCCAACGACAACACCACCGACTACCTGCGTCCGGTCGCGTACCGGGGCCTGGGCGGGTTCGGGTTGTCGGCCGACACACCGGTGGAAGTGGCGGTCGCGACCTGGAAGATGGGCCAGTACCTGGGCGCGAGCGTCGTCGAGCAGGGCATCGATGCCTGCGTGTCGAGCTGGCAGCGCTTCGCCCCCAACACGCTGCCGGCCGGCGCCAAGGCCGGCGGCAATTACCTGTCGGGCCAGCTGGTCGCGCGCGAGGCACGTCGCCTGGGCTTCGGCGAAGGCATCGCGCTGGCCTCCACCGGCCTGCTCAGCGAGGGCGCGGGCGAGAACCTGTTCCCTGGTCTTCGACGGCGCGCTGCACACCTCGCCGGTGAGCGCCGCGCTGCTCAACGGCCTGACCCGCAACACCATCATCACCCTGGCCCAGGACGCTGGCCTCAAGGTCGTCGAACGCGACCTGCCGCGCGAATACCTCTACCTGTGCGACGAGCTGTTCATGTGCGGCACGGCGGCGGAAATCACCCCGATCCGCTCGGTCGACGGCCGCCAGGTCGGCACCGGCAAGCCCGGTCCGGTCACGCGCCAGATCCAGGAACTGTTCTTCGGCCTGTTCGACGGCTCCACCAAGGACACCTACGGCTGGCTCGAGCGCCTGTAACCGGGCGGCGCTTCGTTGACCCCGCGGTTGC
This genomic interval carries:
- a CDS encoding M12 family metallo-peptidase encodes the protein MTRSLPLVAGIAGLLLATSAAAAGKPLFVGVNAKADARNDRALQTLLANPSTREVKLLRADASATQSAQVELMLGGRKLTVDRSRSERTPTGSDVWYGRVQHAKSTRYAPRETAADPLNDVVLVRRGNAITGTARVDGKLYRIRPMPSGATAVVEVDENRMPKDHPVDAYRQIFDAAMRKAVSAKGKPCRTNCGGGGTPVDPGPTQTIRVMVVATNDAIAAYGGDMQALVELAVAESNQGYVNSNIGINMVLANYSTTTYATAGMSTDLSRFRGTSDGYMDTVHATRDANAADVGMLVANDASACGLASGIGSTAATAFATAYWDCITGYYSFAHEIGHLQSARHDPANDPTTSPYAYGHGYQAPGNAWRTVMAYNCTGAGCPRINYWSNPSVTYGGVPMGTYDKSHNQRVLVQTKATIAGFR
- a CDS encoding DUF4124 domain-containing protein, whose protein sequence is MTLRATAPLVLLSLSLGLLTTSAAKAEVRRCETPSGQTVFTDRKCTDIGATQRVPNVAGNTPARMYRGGCARNLQDLVFEITTAIDAKDANRLAGVYHWAGMSGTAGYQVWSRLDTIARRPLVDIVPVMPSAPPVSIPLPPPPAESAAAPADPLSYSSPDAPAPAAPVTTNSAPDPQLYPQTTIRRAPVALRLEQTLGATATPARTVFGLVRHFGCWWVRL
- the metF gene encoding methylenetetrahydrofolate reductase [NAD(P)H], which translates into the protein MPPISFEFYPPKTDEQRTQLDKTAARLSRLSPQYVSCTFGAGGSTLSYTPETVERLYRTHGLDAAPHISCVGGTRAELSELIAKYKEMGCRRVVALRGDLPSGMGHPGEFRYACDLVEFIRREHDGFFHIEVAAYPECHPQADDALADLRHFKRKVDAGANGAITQYFYNADAYFRFVEDARRLGIDVPIVPGVMPISNFTQLRRFSETCGAEIPRWIGKRMQAFGDDAEAVRDFASDLVAALCQRLVDGGAPGLHFYTLNLSKPTLSVLSRLQ
- a CDS encoding alpha/beta fold hydrolase encodes the protein MTSPRPIAQRLIAAAYRWSIATFIVGLVAAAGWGGEAAASVSQFRDVQVEVIGQGRPVLMIPGLNSGADTWRDTCAALQAQRVQCHLVHLPGFAGRAAAPDRQGDFLADMRDRLLAYVADRGLERPVVVGHSLGGVLALQMALKQPAAFERLVIVDSLPFFPALRDPATTAATARPMADAMRAQMLAQDAAAYEQGIAATARGMVHDAAHTQKITDWGRASDRSTTAEAMHAMMVTDLRAELAQLRTPTLVLGSWAAYAPFGSTLESTAAIFRTQYAALPGVRIEMSQAGYHFLMWDDPQWLQAQVHEFLGTQTH